The genomic region ACCAGCACCAGCCCGGCGATTCCGAGGAAGGACGCGGCGGACAGGTACTCGCCGCTGATCGCCGCGGCGTTGAGCCTCGGCCGTACGGTGCGCGACGCGACGTAGAAGTCGGAGGTGGTACGGGAGATCCGCAGCCCGAAACCGCCGACGAGGACGGTGGCCAGGACGACGAGGGCGACCGCCACCACCGCTGCCGGGTGGCCGGGTGCGCTCACGGTGCGGGGAGGCCTTCCACGAGTCTGGCGAAGTCGCGTTCGTTGCGCTCGGCCCTGCGCACGTACCACCAGGCGGCCAGCGTGAGCGGCGGATAGGTGGCGAAGCCGAGCACCGCCCAGACGAGGGCGTTGCTGTGCAGCGCCTCGAAGACCAGGGGCAGGGTTCCGGCGACGAGGGCGAGGACCGCGAAGGCCGTGAGTCCGGCACGGAGCTGGCTGCGCATCAGCGAGCGGACGTAGGCGCCCCCGAGCGCGGTCTGCTCGTCGATCTCCGACTGGGCACGGTAGCGGGGCAGTGGACGCACCCGCCGGGGCTCTCCCATGACCACTTCGCGACGGGGCGTGCTCTCTGCGGACATGGGGCCGGAGTGTAGGCGGCACAGGGCCCGGCTGGGAAGGGCCGCTCTCCCGGTCGATCCAGGTCAGCGACCGGTCTGCCGCATCAGGAGGTCTCGGAGGGCACGGGTGTGACGCCGGCTGACCGCGAGCTCGGCGCCGCCGATGCGGACGCTCATGCTGCCGGCGTCGAGCCGGAGTTCGTCGATCCGGTTCAGCGCCACGAGATGGCGGCGGTGAATGCGTACGAACCCCCGGGAGCGCCAGCGCTCCTCCAGGGTCGTGAGCGGTATCCGGACGAGATGGCTGCCGGTGGCGGTGTGCAGCCTGGCGTAGTCGCCCTGCGCCTCGGCGTACGCGATGTCGTCGACGGGCACGAACCGGATGACCCCGCCCAGTTCCACCGCGACCTGGTCGGCGGCCGCGTCGTGGACGGACGCGGAGCGCTCACCGACCTGCTCGGCCACGCGGCGGACTGCCTCGGCCAGCCGCTCCCGGCGGACGGGCTTGAGCACGTAGTCGACGGCCTTGAGGTCGAAGGCGTGTACGGCGAAGCCCTCGTGGGCGGTGACGAAGACGATGAGCGGCGGCGCGGCGAAACCGGCGAGGAGCTGGGCGACGTCGAGCCCGGTGAGCCCCGCCATGTGGATGTCCAGGAACACGACGTCGATCGCCGAGGGGTCCTCGGGCCCGGCGTCGACGGCGCCGCCGATACGGCGCAGCGCCTCGGTGGCACCCGTGGCGCCCTCGGCGCTCCGGATGCGGGGATCGGCGCGCAGGAGGTAGAGGAGTTCCTCCAGGGCGGGTTCTTCGTCGTCGACGGCGAGTACGCGCAGCATGAGGCCGGAGTTTAGGTGCTTCAGGGGTGTGATGGCGTGAGTGATTCACGGGTTCGTCACGTACCTGATGACATGCGCGCCATCGATCTCCACCGCGACGCCGGAGCCTACGCGCTCGGGGTGCTCGGGACTGCCGGCACCTGCCGCTTCGAGGAGCATCTCGCGGGGTGTTCCGTGTGCGTGGTCCAGGTACGCGAGTTCGGCGTGGTGGTGGGCCACTTGGCGGCGTATGCGCGCCGGCTCGCCCCCGGTGCCGCTCCCCGGTCCGGTGACGGTGACCGGGCCGCTATTTGAGGAGGCGGGACAGCCGCCGGTCGGCCAGGGGCTTGCCCCCGGTCTGGCAGGTGGGGCAGTACTGCAGCGACGAGTCGCTGAACGACACCTCCAGCACGGTGTCGCCGCAGACGGGACAGGGCTGCCCGGCGCGGCCGTGGACGCGCATACTGCTCTTCTTCTCCGCCTTGAGCCGGCCCGCCGCGACGCCCCGGGAGCGCTCGACCGCGTCCTGGAGCGTGGTGCGCATCGCGTTGTACAGATGGGTGATGTCGTTGTCGCCGAGGGCGGTGGTGAGCTTGAACGGTGACATCTTCGCGACGTGCAGGATCTCGTCGCTGTAGGCGTTGCCGATGCCCGCGATCA from Streptomyces sp. QL37 harbors:
- a CDS encoding LytTR family DNA-binding domain-containing protein; its protein translation is MLRVLAVDDEEPALEELLYLLRADPRIRSAEGATGATEALRRIGGAVDAGPEDPSAIDVVFLDIHMAGLTGLDVAQLLAGFAAPPLIVFVTAHEGFAVHAFDLKAVDYVLKPVRRERLAEAVRRVAEQVGERSASVHDAAADQVAVELGGVIRFVPVDDIAYAEAQGDYARLHTATGSHLVRIPLTTLEERWRSRGFVRIHRRHLVALNRIDELRLDAGSMSVRIGGAELAVSRRHTRALRDLLMRQTGR